The following proteins are co-located in the Terriglobales bacterium genome:
- a CDS encoding response regulator, whose translation MVDDSASVAATLAMLLESEGYSAIFALSGGAALEMLSGIAVDVAIIDITMPVFDGIETAAAICKKLKACKILLMSGSSDATSLLDRARELNLQFEILAKPIPPRELLAKLEFLAAQVKTSSASTTT comes from the coding sequence GTGGTTGACGACTCTGCCAGTGTTGCGGCCACGCTTGCAATGTTGCTCGAATCAGAGGGCTACAGCGCCATTTTTGCCTTGAGCGGCGGAGCCGCGCTCGAAATGCTTTCCGGAATTGCTGTGGATGTTGCAATCATTGACATAACGATGCCTGTCTTCGACGGCATCGAGACAGCGGCGGCGATCTGCAAAAAGCTGAAGGCTTGCAAAATCCTCCTCATGTCGGGCTCCTCCGATGCCACATCGCTGCTCGACCGCGCAAGAGAACTGAACCTCCAATTTGAGATTTTAGCCAAACCGATCCCACCGCGTGAGCTGTTGGCAAAGTTGGAGTTCCTAGCAGCGCAAGTCAAGACCAGCAGTGCATCAACAACAACTTAA